The Winslowiella toletana region TAAAAGTTGGCATTATTGCAGGCGGTGTCGCCTTGCCCTTTAAAGAGTAGCCAAACTAAAGGGGATTTCCAGCCACAGGTTATCGGCTTGAAAGGAAGAAGTTAACTTTGTGATCGGGATGGCAGAAATCCGAATGCAGCCTTTCACTAATAAAGGCTGTCGACTAGCAGCAGGTGCTAAAAGAGCTCAGCGCGCTTATAAAGAAGCGCGCCAATTTACCGATTTAAATCAATCAGTTGCAGAGTTTGCTTGCGCGTTCAATAAAGGGTGTCAGGCTCATCTTATGCCCCGGGTTTTTCGGGTCATCAATCTGAATCACATTGATTGGCTGAGCTTTTACCTGTCCGGCTAACATCATCTCGCTGGCTTTATTATTCAGCGGATATTGCATCAGCGTGCTGGGATTAATAGCAAATAGCGCGTGGTCGGCGGCGCAGGTCAGCATCACTTCTTCACGGTTAAACGCCCACTTCTCTTTACCGATTTCAAAGCGGCTAACGGTAATGATTTGCGATGCAGCCAGTGCGCTGCTGCTGATGCCCATTGCGAGCAGTAAACAGACCAGTTTTTTCATCGAGTTTTATAACCTCACTGAACGCGCCCGAACTCTCAGGCGCAAAAATAATTTATGCCGGTGCCAGGGTAGCAAAGATGCTGACCAGCATTAGCACCAGCGTACTCAGCAGCAGTTCCGCCTGCGTCATGCGGATAAAACCTTGCTGCGCCCGCTGCCCTGCCCGGCGAAAACGCGGTACCAGCCAGTAGCGATTCAGCAGCGCGATGGCCACCATTAACCCCACCAGCAGAATTTTGATCAGCAACAGCTGACTGTATAACCCGAAGCTGACCAGCGGCCAGCCAAGAATCATCAGAGCGTTGATAATACCGGTGAGTATCACCAGTGCAACCGCCAGATGACCATAGCGCGAGAAACGCATCATGGCGCGTATCGCATCACTGCGCAGCGCAATGTTACGTGCATCGGCCATTAACAACAGCAATGGCAGTAAACCACCCACCCAGAATGCCGATGAGATCAGATGCAGTGCATGATTAGCGCGTTGCAGTGCGCCCGGCCAGCCATCCAACATCGCAGCATGACCAACAAAGGCCAGCCCGATAAGCTGGGCCAGCCCCAGTGTCAGCAGCAACGGCTGACGCCATACGCCGCGCCGCAGAAAAGCCGCACAGGCAATGAGCGGCAGGATAATTTGCCACTGCCAGGCTTCGCCGAAGCCGGTGCCGAGCACTGCCCGCCAGGTATCAGGATCGGAGATATTACGCCAGTCACCGCTCATCAGGCCGGTCTGCGCGGCCAGTAAAGCCAGCGCGCTAAGTAATGCAACCACGCTGCTTGTCAGCATCAGTGGATGCAGCCGCTGGGCCAGGTGCGCTTTAAAGCGTTTCGGCGACAGCAGTGCGCTGTAAAACGCACTGCCGGCCAACAGCATTACTGCGGCGAAATGCAGCCAGCGGCAGGCGATATATAACGTGCTGAGCGACATCAATTACTTCACGCTGAAGCTGTAGTTCCCTTTGGTTTTGTGACCATCAACTGATAATACATGCCACTTAACCTGATACTTACCGCTGGTCAGCGGCTGTTCCAGCGGAACAATCAGCTGATTCTTTTTCGCGCCATTGCGTTGCGCTTTGGCGACGGGCAAGGCCTTGTTATCCGCGCCGCTGATTTCCAGCCCGCTGAAAGCTGGCTCAATATCTTCCGAAAAAGTCAGCGTCAGCGCCTGAGGTGCCGCGTCAACATTGGCATCTGCCGCCGGAAACTGACTTTTCAGATGCGCATGCGCCAAAGCAGATTGCGAGAAAGCCACCGTCGCCAGCAGCGCTGTGGCGGTGAATAATGAGGAAAATTTACGGTTAAACATCGGATCATCCTTCTGTGCTGCAGCCGGCAGGCTGCCGATGAGAGCAAAAGAATACTCCGCTAATAAAGGGCTGTCGAGGCGATAACAGCTATCGATGCGCGCCTCTGCTTGCCAATTATGCTTATCTGCATTACTTTTTGCCGCACAGCAACAGGAGAAGAAAATGAGTCATAATTTGGCGACACTGCCGCAAGAAGAAAAAGATAAAATTAATGTCGATTTAGCCGCCGCCGGCGTGGCGTTTAAAGAGCGCTATAATATGCCCGTTATTGCGGAAATGGTGGAACGCGAGCAGCCGGAAGCGCTGCGCGACTGGTTTCGCCAGCGCCTGATGCAGTATCGTCAGGCATCAC contains the following coding sequences:
- a CDS encoding DNA polymerase III subunit theta; amino-acid sequence: MSHNLATLPQEEKDKINVDLAAAGVAFKERYNMPVIAEMVEREQPEALRDWFRQRLMQYRQASLSLSRLPYEPKQK
- a CDS encoding YebY family protein, which encodes MKKLVCLLLAMGISSSALAASQIITVSRFEIGKEKWAFNREEVMLTCAADHALFAINPSTLMQYPLNNKASEMMLAGQVKAQPINVIQIDDPKNPGHKMSLTPFIERASKLCN
- the yobA gene encoding CopC domain-containing protein YobA; the protein is MFNRKFSSLFTATALLATVAFSQSALAHAHLKSQFPAADANVDAAPQALTLTFSEDIEPAFSGLEISGADNKALPVAKAQRNGAKKNQLIVPLEQPLTSGKYQVKWHVLSVDGHKTKGNYSFSVK
- the copD gene encoding copper homeostasis membrane protein CopD, with translation MSLSTLYIACRWLHFAAVMLLAGSAFYSALLSPKRFKAHLAQRLHPLMLTSSVVALLSALALLAAQTGLMSGDWRNISDPDTWRAVLGTGFGEAWQWQIILPLIACAAFLRRGVWRQPLLLTLGLAQLIGLAFVGHAAMLDGWPGALQRANHALHLISSAFWVGGLLPLLLLMADARNIALRSDAIRAMMRFSRYGHLAVALVILTGIINALMILGWPLVSFGLYSQLLLIKILLVGLMVAIALLNRYWLVPRFRRAGQRAQQGFIRMTQAELLLSTLVLMLVSIFATLAPA